Below is a window of Clavibacter michiganensis subsp. tessellarius DNA.
CTCCTTGATGACGCGGCCGTGCTCCTGGCCGTATCCGGCCGCGCCGCGCGGGTTGCAGAGCAGCACCGCGTACCCCGCGTCGGCGTACACCTGCGCCTCGTCGAAGAGGTGCACCCCGTAGGCGGCGTAGGGCCCGCCGTGGATCACGAGGAGCACCGGATGCGGCCCCTCCCCCTCCGGCAGCACGACCCAGCCGTGCACCGGGTACCCGTCCCGGCCCTCGACGACGAGCTCGTGCAGCGGCCGGATCCCGCGCTCGCGGAGGGACGCGGAGAAGTCGGTGAGCGGGACGAGGGCGGAGCCCGCCTCGGGGGCGCGGTCGTCGCGCACGAGCGCGAGGTCGCCGTGGGTGCGCGGGTCGGTCAGGGAGACCACGATCGCCCCTCCCCCGACGCCAACCCCGGTGACCTCCACCTGGTCGTCGACGAGGGCCTCGACCGCGCCGTCCGCGGTGACGCGCAGCAGCTGCACGGTGCCGCGCGAGGCGTTGAGGACGAGCACGGCGTCGCGGTCGAGCACGGTGATGTCGCTGCGGCCGAGGTCGACCGTCTCCGCGTCGGTGAGGACGCGCGGGGCGGCGTCGGCCGCGTCGAGCACGTACAGGGAGGTGTTGCGGGCGACGAAGTCGACGCCGCTCTCCCCCAGCTCCTGGGCGAGCAGGTAGACGCGCCCGCCGTCCACGGCGACCGCCTCGCCGACGCCGAGCCCGGCCTCGTGCGAGACGACCGTGCGCACCTCGGGGACGCCGGAGGGCGTCTCGCCTGGTGCGGGGACCCGCACGGCGTAGGCGCCCGCGAGCAGGTCGTCGTCGCGGCCCGCGTGCCGCGAGGCCACGAAGAGGACCTCGGTGCCGTCGGCCGAGAAGCGCGGGGAGCCGTGGTCCACGGGCTCGTCGGTGAGCCGGATGACCGGCGGCACCCCGGCGCGCTCGGCGGCGGACGGCGAGGCGTCCGCGCCCTGGCCGCGCAGGGCCGGATCCGCGGCGTCCGGGTACCCCGAGGGCGCCGCCGCCGCGAACGGCTCGGCCTCGAGGTCCGGGACCTCCACGAGGTGCAGCTGCACGTGCCGGTCGGTCGACCAGCCGAGGCCGTTGGCGAGGTACTTGGTGGTCGTGATGCGCCGGGCCGGCTCGGCGGCGGCGGGGACGCCCTCGACGCTGCCGTACCGGCCGGGCTCGGCGACCCGCGCCGCGTACACGATGCGCGTGCCGTCCGGCGACCAGTCGTACGTGCCGACCCCGAGCAGCTCGTCCGTGACGGCGACGGGCTCGCCCCCGGAGGCGCGGACCACGTGCAGCTGCGGCGGCCCCTTCGGCTCCGCGCGCAGGAACGCCAGCACGGCGCCGTCCGGCGAGAGGCGCGGGGCCGTGTCGCGGAAGCCGCGCGTGATGCGGCGGGGCGGCGCGGATCCGTCCGTCGCCACCTCCCACAGCTGTCCGGTGTACGCGTCGGCGTGCACCCGCGGCCGCGTCACGGACGCGACGGCACGGCGGCCGTCGGGCGAGACGGCGGGGCGGGAGACGGACAGGAGGAGGTCGAGATCCGTGGTCTTCATCGCCCCGAGCCTAGCCCGGGCCGGTCAGCCGCGGCCGGCCGGGCCGACGCCGCCGGGCGTCACTCGGGGCGGAAGCTGCTCGTGTCGCCCACGAGGCGCAGGTGGTCCGCCGGGATGGGGTCGACGACCGCGCGCGCGACCTCGGCCGCGAACTGCGAGACGTTGTAGAGGCCGCCCGAGGCCTCCTTGCGCTCCTGGATCGCCTCGGGGTTCATGCGGCTGAGGAGCGTGGCCGTGATGGTGCCCTCGATCATGTCGCCCGAGACGACGACGAAGCCGATGTCGCGGGCGTCGAGCTCGGGGATGAGCTCGCGGAGGGCGTCCTCCCCCGCGCGCTTGCTGCGGGCGACGGCCTCGTACTCGGGCATCGTCTCGGTGGTGCGGATGAAGTGGGCCTGGTGGCTGGTGACGAACACCACGCGGCCCCCGTCGGACAGCAGCGGGAGGGCGCTCCGGAGCACGTTCAGCTGCGCGTCGCGGTTGAGGGTCATGGCGTAGTCCTCGGCCATGCCGCTCTCCATGCCGCCGGACGCGTTGAGCACGAGCACGTCGAGCCCGCCGAGCTCGGTGCGGATGGTGTCCATCAGCGCGTCCACGGACGCCGGGTCCGTGAGGTCGGCCCCGACCGCGACGGCCTTCGTGCCGCCCTCCGCGAGCTTCGCGACGAGCTTCTCGGCGCGCGCGGCCTTGTTGCGGTAGTTGACGACCACGTCCGCGCCGGCGCCGGCGAGGTAGGCCACGGTGTCGGCGCCGATGCCGCGGGACGAGCCGGTGACCAGGGCGCGGCGACCGCGCAGCTCGTCGGGGGCGAACGGGCGGATCTCGTCGACGGTGCTCACAGGGGTCTCCTCCTCGGGGGTGCGCACCCGCGGGCGCGCGACGGGTCTTCCGGCTGCTGCCGGGACTCCGACGGGCGGGCTGGGCACCACGCCGACGGCGCCTGAGAGCCTACCAACGGCCCCGCGCGCCCGGGTCGAGGTCGCGCCCGGGTCTAGGTTCGGAGCAGGCCACGAGGGGGAGGCACGGACCATGGCGCACCGCCCCGACGACGCTCCCGACGACGCGCGCCCCGTCCGCTACCTCGACGACGCGCTCCCCCGCGTGCTCGCCCACCGCGGCGGGATCCGGCAGGGCACCGTCGAGAACACCCTGGGCGCCTTCCGCGCCGCGTGGGACGCCGGGGTCACGCACCTCGAGACGGACGCGCGCGCCACCGCCGACGGCGCGTGCGTGCTCTGGCACGACGCCGACCTGCGTCGGCTGACGGGCGACCGGCGCCGCGTCGAGGACATGACCCTCGCCGAGCTGCGCGCGATCGACCTCGGGTCGGGCGCCCGCGTGACGACCCTGGCGGAGCTGCTCCGCGCGCTGCCGTCCGCGCGCGTCAACGTCGACGTGAAGGGCCGGTCGGCGCCCGCGGCGGTGGCGCGCGAGGTGCGCGACGCCGATGCCGTGGGGCGCGTGCTGGTGACCTCGTTCTCGGGGTCGCGGCGCCGACGCGCGGTCGCGCTCCTCCCGGGGGTCGCGACGTCGGCCGACGCCGGCCGCCTCGTCGTCGCGGTGCTCGGTGCGCGGATCGGGCTCGCCCCCGTCGTCCGCACGGCCCTCGGCCGCGTCGACGCCGTGCAGATGCCGCGTCGTGTCCTGGGGATCCGCACCACGTCCCCCGTGATGGTCCGCCGACTGTCCCGCGCGGTCCGCGAGGTGCACGTGTGGACGATCGACGACCCGGCGGAGGTGATCCGCCTGGTCAGCGCGGGGGTCCACGGCATCGTCACCGACCGGCCCGAGCTCGCCATCGCCGAACTCCGAACCCACGACTGGGATTCGCCTGGGAACCGGCTGCCCTGAGAAAGGATCCTCACAGCCGCGCGGTTTACAACGGGGAGTGCATCGCGAGAGGAGACCACCATGGCAGATCGCAGCTTGCGCGGGATGCGGCTCGGTTCCACGAGCCTGCAGAGCGAGGAGGGCGTGAGCTTCTCCCCCCGGCAGAGGAAGACCTATCGCACGGCCGACGGCACCACGTTCGAGGTCGTGTTCTCGGCGGACGCCGAGGTCCCCGAGGTGTGGGAGTCGCCGAAGAGCGGCCAGGAGGGACGCCTCCTCGACGCCGAGGGCGCGCCCGTCGCCCACGACGAGGTCGAGGCGAAGATCCCCCGGAGCCACTGGGACATGCTGCTCGAGCGCCGCACGCGCGCCGAGCTCGAGGAGCTCCTCGAGGAGCGCCTCGCCGTCCTCCGCGCACGGCGCGGACAGCATCGCATCGGCGCCTGACCCCGCCTCCGATCGCGACGCGTCACGAGAGCCCCCGGCTGCGGCCGGGGGCTCTCGTGCGTCCGGGGGGGCCCGCGCCGCCGCCCGGGTCAGCGGGCCGCGCGCCGCCCGCGGCGGCCGAGCGCCAGCCCGGCCACCGCGAGGGCCCCGAGGCCGAGGCCCGACACGAACCACTCGATGTCGCGGCCGACGAGGATCGCGGGCGTCACGACGTCCGCGGTCGGCACGTCCACCACCATCGACCCGGCGGTGAACCAGGGCAGGCGGTCGAGGTCGCGGCCGTCCGGTCCGACGATCGCGCTCGTCCCGACGGTGGAGATGTTGACGACGCTGCGGCCGGTCTCGAGCGCGCGCATGCGCGCGATGGCCAGCTGCTGGACGCTCTCGTCGGTCCGGCCGAAGTCGGCGTTGTTGGACTGCGCGAGGATGAGGCCCGCGCCCTCGTGCACCATGTCGGTGGTCAGCTGGTCGTCGACGATGTCGAAGCAGATGGCGATGCCCGCGGTGACGCCGGCGACGTCCATGACCTGGTCGGTGGTGCCCGGCGTGTACTCCCGCTGGATGAGGCCGATGAGGTCGGGGGCGAACGGCTCCCAGAACGCGCGGTCGGGGACGTACTCGCCGAACGGGACCGGGTGCTTCTTGTCGTAGTGGTCGGTCGCCCGTCCCCCGGTCCACACGATCGACTCGTTGTAGAAGCGGCCGTCGCGCTCCGTGACGGTGCCCACGACGAGCGGCGCGCCGAGCCGCGCCACCACGCGGTCGAGCGCCGCGGCCGACCCCGCGTCCCGGAGCGGATCCGCGTCGGCCGCGTTCTCGGGCCAGACGACCATGTCCACGCCCGCGTCGGACGGGATCGCCTCCGTCGCCTGGAGGTGCGCGCGCAGGATGTCGCCGTAGCGCGCGCCGTCGAAGTAGCCGGCCTTCGCGTTCCCCTGCACGGCGGCGACCCGGGTGGTCCCCGTGGTCGCCACGGGGAAGGCGGGGACGACGAGCACCAGCGCGACCGCGATCCCCGCCACGAGCGCGCGGGCCGAGCGGCGCACGCGCTCCTCGGCCGCCAGCTCGAGCAGCAGGGCCACGAGGAGCACGAGCACGAAGGACAGGCCGGACAGGCCGAGCCAGGTGACGAGGTGCGCGAACGGGCTCTCGGACTGGGACAGCGCCACCCTCCCCCAGGCGAAGCCGCCGTACGGCCACACCGCGGAGATCGCCTCGCGTGCCGTCCAGAGGCCCGCGACGGCGACGGGCAGGAGGACGACCCGGCCGGCGACCGTGGGGAACGCCCGCGGGATCCAGCGGTACGCGGTCGCGATGACCGCCGCACCCGCCGCGACGAACAGGGACTCCAGGGCCGAGAGGGCGATCCACGGCACGGGGCCGAGGTACAGGGACGCCCACTCGATGTGCGTGAGGTAGAAGGCGAGGCCGGCCACGAGCCCGATCAGGGACGCCGGCCCGGCCCGCCGACCCCGCAGCGCGAGGAGCACGAGGGCGATGCCCGGGAAGACGAGGGGCCACAGCCCGCGGTCGGGGAACGCCGCGTCCAGGACGGGTCCGGACGCGGCGGCGGCGAGGAGCGCACCCCACAGCGGCAGCGGCGGACGGGTCGGCTCGACGGGCGCGAGCCCGGCCGACGGCGCGGGCAGGGGGCGCTCCCGCCGGGGCGCGCGGGCGAGCGCGGTCACACCGACGAGTACGCGACGATGCCGCGCCGGATGCTGTCGAGGGCCGTGCGCGCGTTGCGGGAGACGGGGCCGTCGGCGACGATCGACAGCTGGTCGAGGAGGTCGATGGTCTGCTTGGTCCAGCGGACGAAGTCGCCCGCGGCGAGGTCGGCCTCGTCGAGCACGGCGTCGAGGCTGCCGCCGCGCGCCCAGCGGTGCATGGGCGCGCACAGGCCGGTCGACAGCGGCTCGGTCGTCGGCAGGCGGCGCTCGCGCTCGACGTCGTCGAGCCGCGACCAGATCTCCTCGGTGCGCTCGAGCGCCGGCCGGAACGCGCCCCGCGGCAGGTTCCGGTCGTTGCGGTCGCCCTCGTCGCGACGCGGCTGGTAGACGAGCGACGCGGCCATGGCGGCGAGCCCGGCCGGATCGAGGTCCACCCACACCTGCGTGCGCAGGCACTCGGCGACCAGGAGGTCGCGGTCGCCGTAGATGCGCTTGAGCATGCGCCCGTTCGGGGTCGGCGCGACCTGCCCGTCGGCGGCGCGCTTGAGGTAGCCGAGGGAGAGGAGCAGCTCGGTGACCCGGTCGAAGACCTTCGCGACGGCGTTGGTGCGCGTGCGGATCTGCTGGCCGAGGGCATCCGTCTGCCGCTTGAGGCGCCACCAGCGCTCCGCCCAGCGCGCGTGCGACTCGCGGTCCTTGCACGCGTGGCAGGGGTGCGCCTTCATGCGGCGGCGGAGGTCGGCGAGCTGGCGCTGGCGCTTGTCGCGTTCGCCGTGCTGGCCGGGCTGCTGCGTGTCGGCGCGCACCGCGGTGGCGCGCTCGAGGTCGCTGAGCTCGCGGCGGAGGCCCGAGTACTCGCGGAAGTCGCCGAGGTGGCAGGCCATCGCCTTCTCGTAGCCAGCGAGCGACTCCTCCTGCGTGCGGACCTTGCGCGCCAGGTCGACGACGGCGCGGTCGGCCTGGAACTGGGCGAAGGACGACTCGAGCACCTCGCGCGTGCGCTCGCGGCCGAACTGGTCGATGAGGTTGACGGCCATGTTGTACGTGGGTCGGAAGCTGGAGTTGAGCGGGTAGGTGCGGCGGGAGGCGAGGGAGGCGACGGCCTGCGGGTCGAGACCGTCCTTCCACTGGATGACCGCGTGGCCCTCGACGTCGATGCCGCGACGCCCGGCGCGCCCCGTGAGCTGCGTGTACTCCCCCGGCGTGAGCGGCACGCGCGCCTCGCCGTTGAACTTCTCCAGCTGCTCGAGCACGACCGTGCGCGCGGGCATGTTGATCCCGAGGGCGAGCGTCTCCGTCGCGAAGACGGCCTTCACGAGCTTGCGCTGGAACAGCTCCTCGACGACCTCCTTGAAGGCCGGGAGCATGCCGGCGTGGTGGGCCGCGACGCCGCGCTCGAGACCCTCGAGCCACTCCCAGTAGCCGAGGACGGCGAGGTCCTCGTCGCGGAGCGTGCGGCAGCGCTCCTCCACGACGGCGCGGATCTCGTCGCGCTCGTCCGCATGCGTGAGCCGGACGCCCGCCCGGAGCACCTGCTTGACCGCGGCGTCGCAGCCGGCGCGGCTGAAGATGAAGAAGATGGCGGGCAGGAGGTTCCGCTCCTCGAGGAGGGCGACCACCTCGGGCCGGTCCATGCGCCCGCGCTCCCAGGGGCCCGGAGCGCGCCGACCGGCGCCGCCCGCTCCCCCGCGGCCGCGGGCCTGGCCCTGCCCGCCGCGCACGCGGGCGGACTCGCGGCCGCCGCCGTGCGTCATCCGGACGAGCTCCGGGTTCACCCGGTGCGTGGCCGCGAGGCCCGAGGAGTCGAAGAGGTCGACCATCCGGTGGCGCACGATGACGTGCTGCTCGAGCGGCACGGGTCGGTCCTCGGAGACGATGACGTCCGTCTCGCCGCGGACGGCCTGCAGCCAGTCGCCGAACTCCTCCGCGTTGGAGACGGTGGCGCTCAGCGAGATCATGCGCACGCTCTGCGGCAGGTGGATGATGACCTCCTCCCACACGGCCCCGCGGAAGCGGTCGGCGAGGTAGTGCACCTCGTCCATGATCACGAAGGCGAGGTCGCGGAGGAGGTCGGAGTCCGCGTAGAGCATGTTGCGCAGCACCTCGGTCGTCATGACGACGATGCGCGCGCGGCTGTTCACGTTCGTGTCGCCGGTGAGGAGCCCCACCTCGTCGGGCCCGTACTCGGCGACGAGCTCGGCGTACTTCTGGTTGCTGAGCGCCTTCATCGGCGCCGTGTAGAAGATCTTGGCGCTCGGCCGCTGCATCGCCAGGTACACCGCGAACTCGGCGACCACGGTCTTGCCCGCCCCGGTGGGCGCGGCGACGAGGACGCTGCGCCCGTTCTCGAGGGACGCGGCGGCGGCGCGCTGGAACGGGTCGAGGTCGAAGCGCAGCCCGCTGGCGAACTGCTCCAGGAGCGGGAGGCCGCGGCGGCTCCGGGAGGCGGCGTAGCGTTCGGCGGGCGAGAGCTGGTCTGTCACGATTCTGCCAGTCTAGGCGTCGGATCCGGGCATCGGCCGGGCGCGGACGCGACGACGCCCGCCCCTTCCGGGACGGGCGTCGGGCGGTGCGGGACGCGATCGCCTCAGGGCAGCAGGTCGTCCGCGAGCGACGCGGCGCGGCGCGCGCGGCGCCGGTCGTTGAGCAGGGAGATGCCGGCGGCGATCAGGTACAGGATCGTCATCGGCACCGCGAGCAGGAACATCGACATGACGTCCGCGGCGGGCGTCGCGATGGCGCAGAACAGGATGATCAGCAGGATGGCGATGCGCCACGACTTGATGATCGCCTTGCCGGTGAGGATGCCCATGAAGTTGAACAGCACGAGGAACACCGGCAGGACGAACGCGATGCCCACCGCGAACACGAGCTTCAGGACGAAGTCGAAGTACTCGCGCGCCGTGATGAACGACGAGTCCCCCGATCCGGCGAACTGCGTGAGCAGCGCGACGATGTGCGGCAGCACGAACCAGCCGGCCGCGCAGCCGCCGAGGAACAGCGGCACCGCGGAGAAGAAGAACCCGAAGGTGTAGCGGCGCTCGGTCTTGGTGAGGCCGGGGACGAGGAACGCGAACACCTGGTAGAGCCACACGGGGCTCGAGATGATCAGGCCCACGTAGAGCGCGATCTGCAGCCGCAGGTCGAACGCGGACGTGATCGTGGGGAAGTTGAGGCTCGCGTTCCGCCCCTGCTCCGCGTTGATCTGCTCGATGGGCGCGCGCAGCGCCTCGAGCACGAACGACGACAGGAACCATCCCACCACCATCGCCAGGATGATGGCGACGCCCGCGATGAACAGGCGCTTCTTCAGCTCCAGCAGGTGCTGGACGAGGGACATGCGCCCCTCGGCGTCCCGCTTCTTGGCGCGGGGCCGCTCGGTGGTGCTCACGGATCAGGCGCGGGGGCGGGAGTCCCCGTCACGCGGGGAGTCGTAGCGCGGGGCGTCGTAGCGGGGCTCGTCGACGCGGGCGTCCGCGGGACGCACGTAGTCGCGGGGAGCTGCGTCACGAGGAGCGTCGCGGTCGTCCGAGCGGTAGCGCTCCTCGTCCCGGCGGCGGTTCTCGTCGCGGGTGTCGTCGCGACGGTCGGATCCGCTCTCCTCCTTCATGGTCTTCACCTCGCCCTTGAAGATGCGCATCGACTGGCCCACGCTCTTCGCCAGCGCCGGCAGCTTGGTGGAGCCGAAGAGCAGGACGATGACGACGAGGATGATCACGAGGTGCCATCCGGTGAGGTTTCCGAGCATGTGGTTCACGTTCCTTCAGGTCGGGAGGGGCCGGACAGTCGTTGTCGGATCCGCGACGAGTCTAACGTCGCGACCCCGGCGACGGCAGGGTGCCGGCGAGCGGTTCACGCGGAGTTCGCCTCGGGCGCCTACCGGTGTTCGCGGAGGGCTCCGAGGTGACAGGTGTTCGGAGCGGACCCCCGTCATGGTGGGTGGCGTCCCCTCAGCCCTCCGCGTCGTAGGCCGCGGCGGCGCGCTCGGCCCAGTCGGCGACGGCCGCCCGCGCCTCCGGCGGCCCGGTGACCACGACGACGCCGGCCATGCCCGAGACGAGCCGGACCAGGCCCTGGTAGTGCGCCACGCGCACCGTGATGCCCACGCGGCCCGGGCTGCCGGGGATCGGCACGGGCCGCTCGTCGCCCACGAAGTCGCCGAGGAGCGGCAGCG
It encodes the following:
- a CDS encoding alpha/beta hydrolase family protein, with the translated sequence MKTTDLDLLLSVSRPAVSPDGRRAVASVTRPRVHADAYTGQLWEVATDGSAPPRRITRGFRDTAPRLSPDGAVLAFLRAEPKGPPQLHVVRASGGEPVAVTDELLGVGTYDWSPDGTRIVYAARVAEPGRYGSVEGVPAAAEPARRITTTKYLANGLGWSTDRHVQLHLVEVPDLEAEPFAAAAPSGYPDAADPALRGQGADASPSAAERAGVPPVIRLTDEPVDHGSPRFSADGTEVLFVASRHAGRDDDLLAGAYAVRVPAPGETPSGVPEVRTVVSHEAGLGVGEAVAVDGGRVYLLAQELGESGVDFVARNTSLYVLDAADAAPRVLTDAETVDLGRSDITVLDRDAVLVLNASRGTVQLLRVTADGAVEALVDDQVEVTGVGVGGGAIVVSLTDPRTHGDLALVRDDRAPEAGSALVPLTDFSASLRERGIRPLHELVVEGRDGYPVHGWVVLPEGEGPHPVLLVIHGGPYAAYGVHLFDEAQVYADAGYAVLLCNPRGAAGYGQEHGRVIKERMGTVDMHDVLDFLDGAVAVHDSIDGSRAGIMGGSYGGYLTAWTIAHEHRFQGAIVERGFLDPELFTGTSDIGTFFGEEYTGHDEGTRRAQSPQAFAHQVRTPTFVVHSEDDLRCPLSQAERYHLALVRAGVETEMLVFPGEDHELSRSGRPRHRVQRFEAILEWWARHLPVGDGR
- a CDS encoding SDR family oxidoreductase — encoded protein: MSTVDEIRPFAPDELRGRRALVTGSSRGIGADTVAYLAGAGADVVVNYRNKAARAEKLVAKLAEGGTKAVAVGADLTDPASVDALMDTIRTELGGLDVLVLNASGGMESGMAEDYAMTLNRDAQLNVLRSALPLLSDGGRVVFVTSHQAHFIRTTETMPEYEAVARSKRAGEDALRELIPELDARDIGFVVVSGDMIEGTITATLLSRMNPEAIQERKEASGGLYNVSQFAAEVARAVVDPIPADHLRLVGDTSSFRPE
- a CDS encoding glycerophosphodiester phosphodiesterase family protein, translated to MAHRPDDAPDDARPVRYLDDALPRVLAHRGGIRQGTVENTLGAFRAAWDAGVTHLETDARATADGACVLWHDADLRRLTGDRRRVEDMTLAELRAIDLGSGARVTTLAELLRALPSARVNVDVKGRSAPAAVAREVRDADAVGRVLVTSFSGSRRRRAVALLPGVATSADAGRLVVAVLGARIGLAPVVRTALGRVDAVQMPRRVLGIRTTSPVMVRRLSRAVREVHVWTIDDPAEVIRLVSAGVHGIVTDRPELAIAELRTHDWDSPGNRLP
- a CDS encoding RNA polymerase-binding protein RbpA codes for the protein MADRSLRGMRLGSTSLQSEEGVSFSPRQRKTYRTADGTTFEVVFSADAEVPEVWESPKSGQEGRLLDAEGAPVAHDEVEAKIPRSHWDMLLERRTRAELEELLEERLAVLRARRGQHRIGA
- the lnt gene encoding apolipoprotein N-acyltransferase produces the protein MTALARAPRRERPLPAPSAGLAPVEPTRPPLPLWGALLAAAASGPVLDAAFPDRGLWPLVFPGIALVLLALRGRRAGPASLIGLVAGLAFYLTHIEWASLYLGPVPWIALSALESLFVAAGAAVIATAYRWIPRAFPTVAGRVVLLPVAVAGLWTAREAISAVWPYGGFAWGRVALSQSESPFAHLVTWLGLSGLSFVLVLLVALLLELAAEERVRRSARALVAGIAVALVLVVPAFPVATTGTTRVAAVQGNAKAGYFDGARYGDILRAHLQATEAIPSDAGVDMVVWPENAADADPLRDAGSAAALDRVVARLGAPLVVGTVTERDGRFYNESIVWTGGRATDHYDKKHPVPFGEYVPDRAFWEPFAPDLIGLIQREYTPGTTDQVMDVAGVTAGIAICFDIVDDQLTTDMVHEGAGLILAQSNNADFGRTDESVQQLAIARMRALETGRSVVNISTVGTSAIVGPDGRDLDRLPWFTAGSMVVDVPTADVVTPAILVGRDIEWFVSGLGLGALAVAGLALGRRGRRAAR
- a CDS encoding DEAD/DEAH box helicase, coding for MTDQLSPAERYAASRSRRGLPLLEQFASGLRFDLDPFQRAAAASLENGRSVLVAAPTGAGKTVVAEFAVYLAMQRPSAKIFYTAPMKALSNQKYAELVAEYGPDEVGLLTGDTNVNSRARIVVMTTEVLRNMLYADSDLLRDLAFVIMDEVHYLADRFRGAVWEEVIIHLPQSVRMISLSATVSNAEEFGDWLQAVRGETDVIVSEDRPVPLEQHVIVRHRMVDLFDSSGLAATHRVNPELVRMTHGGGRESARVRGGQGQARGRGGAGGAGRRAPGPWERGRMDRPEVVALLEERNLLPAIFFIFSRAGCDAAVKQVLRAGVRLTHADERDEIRAVVEERCRTLRDEDLAVLGYWEWLEGLERGVAAHHAGMLPAFKEVVEELFQRKLVKAVFATETLALGINMPARTVVLEQLEKFNGEARVPLTPGEYTQLTGRAGRRGIDVEGHAVIQWKDGLDPQAVASLASRRTYPLNSSFRPTYNMAVNLIDQFGRERTREVLESSFAQFQADRAVVDLARKVRTQEESLAGYEKAMACHLGDFREYSGLRRELSDLERATAVRADTQQPGQHGERDKRQRQLADLRRRMKAHPCHACKDRESHARWAERWWRLKRQTDALGQQIRTRTNAVAKVFDRVTELLLSLGYLKRAADGQVAPTPNGRMLKRIYGDRDLLVAECLRTQVWVDLDPAGLAAMAASLVYQPRRDEGDRNDRNLPRGAFRPALERTEEIWSRLDDVERERRLPTTEPLSTGLCAPMHRWARGGSLDAVLDEADLAAGDFVRWTKQTIDLLDQLSIVADGPVSRNARTALDSIRRGIVAYSSV
- the tatC gene encoding twin-arginine translocase subunit TatC — encoded protein: MSLVQHLLELKKRLFIAGVAIILAMVVGWFLSSFVLEALRAPIEQINAEQGRNASLNFPTITSAFDLRLQIALYVGLIISSPVWLYQVFAFLVPGLTKTERRYTFGFFFSAVPLFLGGCAAGWFVLPHIVALLTQFAGSGDSSFITAREYFDFVLKLVFAVGIAFVLPVFLVLFNFMGILTGKAIIKSWRIAILLIILFCAIATPAADVMSMFLLAVPMTILYLIAAGISLLNDRRRARRAASLADDLLP
- the tatA gene encoding Sec-independent protein translocase subunit TatA, yielding MLGNLTGWHLVIILVVIVLLFGSTKLPALAKSVGQSMRIFKGEVKTMKEESGSDRRDDTRDENRRRDEERYRSDDRDAPRDAAPRDYVRPADARVDEPRYDAPRYDSPRDGDSRPRA